In Sphingobacterium sp. SYP-B4668, the sequence GATTCACGTTTCCAATGTCCCAGTGCAGACGCATAGGGCTCTTGCTGTACCAATTCGAGAATCATCAGATTAAGGATGTTGTCATTTTGTGCAGGAATCTGTATGGCCAGTTGACCTCCTGGTTTCAATTTAGATACAATCCTAGGGATGAGAGTGGAATGGTCATCTATCCACTGAAGTGCAGCATTTGAAAAAATAAGATCCCACTGCTCTTCTTGCGCCAGTTGTTCTTGGATACTGCGTTTGGCAAAAGAAACATTCTCCTTAACGAAGGGGATGGACTTGGCGAGCATTTCTGCGGACGAATCCACTCCAACGATATTCGCATTGGGCAAGTGCTCGGAAAGCTGGTGGGTCAGCTCCCCGGTGCCGCAGCCCAAATCGACCACCTTCATATCACGTCTTTTCTCAATCCAATTTAACAAATCGAAAAAAGGTGCAAATCGCTCTCTTTTAAACAGCGTATATTGGTCTGGGTTCCATTGCATTGCTTTTGTCATTTATCTGGTCAATTTATTTTCTTAAATTCTAGGTCGTGGAAATCATAGCTGAAGTCTGTCAATGGAGATATTGCTTTCATTGTGAACCCACTAACCTTATCTTGATATACCTTAAAGTTAACAAAAGCATCTGCTTGAAAATAACGATTGTCCCATTTTATGACAAACGTATCATCTTTATAGAAAAAGAGCTGCCCTGTTAACTGTGGCGATCGCTTGGATTGGAATCTCAGTTTCCCGTTACTGCGAAAGATCTTCACCTCTCCCAGCCAATTATCAACAAATTTTCCTTCCCATATGTTTGCTAAAAGTCTATTTTTTTTGCTTTGATTGCTTATCGTTTGCCAGACATCACTTGTGATTTTGTCAGCTTCTGTAGTTGACGATTCGTTTTCGGATTGGTATTTGGCAACCCAGTCTTGCGGAGGTATCCCGAGGTAAAAATCCTTTATCGTGTTGGATATGGCCATGAAAGCCGCGCCCTCCTGTTGATTGGTTAGTACAATGATACCTAATTGAAGCTGTGGAATCATCACAATCTGTGTCACCATACCCTCTAAACCTCCGGTATGCGATACCTCCAATTTACCCGCGACATCGGTGAGTCTGAATCCCAATCCATACGCCCTAAAGAGGGAGTTATATGGTGGGGTGGTATAGACGGGCATCAAAGTTTGTGGTTTTTTCAATTCATCCATCTGTTGTTTGGATACAATTTGACGACCGGCTATGGTCCCATTTTCCAAGTGTAGGGACACCCATTTGATGAGGTCATCTACATTGGAATAGATACCACCTGCGGCGTCCACCGTAGTGCCGTCATATTTGTGTACCACGTGTAGTTGGCCATCAATAGGTACATGCGGATCGATTATATTTTCAGAGCTCTTCAGTAAGTGCCAATTTGGTGCGGAACGCTCCATCTGGAGTGGGGTCAAAATATGTTCAGAGATGAATTGCGCCCAAGTTTGCCCAGATGCACGTTCAATGACTACACCTGCAACAATGTATAACAGGTTGTCATAATCATATTTTGCCCTGAAGCCGGAGACAGGTTTGAGGTACTGGATGTTATGAATAATGTCTTTAGGAGTGAAATCATTACTATCAGGCCAAATCATCAAATCTCCTGCACCCAATCCTAGTCCGCTGCGATGTGTAAGCAAATCACGGATTGTAAAGTGTGAGCTCACGTAGGGGTCGTACAGTTTGAACTCTGGGATATACTGTTGTACTCGATCATCCCATTGCAGCTTCTTTTGGTCAATGAGGATGGCGAGGGCAGTTGCCGTGAATGCTTTTGAATTGGAAGCAATTCCAAAATTTGTCTGTGTATTGACAGGTTGCTTGGTATGGATGCTGGTCACACCATATCCTTTTTTTAGGACTACCTTTCCGTCTTTTACAATGCCTAATGCAACACCAGGTACGTTGAAGGTTTTTAATGTTTTTGCAACTAGTGCATCTATTGTGTGCTCTTCGATGTCTTGGGCAGTACTTCGTTGAATTAAGGTGAGGAGTAGTACGAATGTCAACAATGGATATAGTCTGGTCATGCTGAATGGCGATTAGCGGTTAAGAACTGATTGAGTGCTGCTACGCTCTCGATGGTGTATGTCGCTCCGGCTACCTCCAACTCTTGGCGATTTCCAAACCCGTACAATACACCCATCGTGTCCATCCCTGTATTTTGCCCACCAATGACATCGTATTTACGGTCGCCAATCATCAGCGTATGTGTCGTGTCATGGATGTTGTTTTCGGCCAATACGTGTTGGATGACATGTGTTTTGGTCGGTCTGGAATCGTCAAGTGCGCTGCCTCCCACAAAGTCAAAATAACCGCGAATACTAAAATAGTCAAGTATCTGTTCGGCAAATACAGTCGGTTTTGAAGTCGCCAAATATAACCGGTATCCATTTTTCTTGGCAGTGGCTAGTAAGTCTTTGATACCATCATAAAGTATATTTTCATATAGTCCTTTCTCCGCGAAGCGTTCCCTATACTTCAATACCCCTATATCAGCCTGGTCTTCAGTGAAATGATATTTTTCCAATAGTGTTTGTTTGATAGGAGGGCCTATAAGCGGTTCCAAGCTATGTAAATCATCGACTTGGATTCCAAAATGTGCTAAAGAATAAGCTATTGATTTGGTGATACCTTCCGCAGGGTCAGATAAGGTACCATCTAGGTCGAACAATAAATTTCGATAGTGCTTCATATATCCAATATAATGAATTGAAGAGAATAATAAAAATTCCGAATAAGAATGGGGCAGCTTTTGAAATCTAATGTTGAAGAAAGTAGAAAAATTGTTAGTTTAGCAAAAGTTAGGATAAGATATGGAAAATAACAACAAACGAGGCGGATGGCCTATTACTTTTATTGTTAAGAGCACATTATGGGTAGGGCTTATCGTTTCCTTTCCGGTGATGGAAGATGCATATAAGAAGAGTACATATCTTTCGCAAATGGGCTATGCATTGAACACTTTCCTAACGGCTAGCATTTTATTGTCGGTCGGACGTTTCATATTGATTGCCCTGTATAATCGCCGCAGTGCGCAGCACAGTGTGCGCGGGAATTTTGTATTGGGGATCAATAGGGTTACGGTTGTCTTGAATGCAGTCTTTGGCATTATCTCCCTTATGATAGCCTTTGGTATTAATCCTAAGGATTTTGTGACGAGCATGACCATTGTTGCTATGGCCATAGCGGTTACATTCCGAGAATATATTACCAATATGATCAGTGGATTGATTTTAATGTTTTCCGATCAATTTTCAGTAGGAGATCGCATCAAGGTGGGCGAGTACAACGGTAAGATTGTCGATATTACCCTCGCCAATATTGTAGTCAAAAATGATGATGATGATATCGTGTTGATTCCTAATAATGCGGCTTTCACCGAAAAAGTCGTGAATAAATCTGTACATCAGTCCAACAAGTTGACGGTTAGGTTTGAGCTGCCATTGCAGTCTGCCGTATTTTTGGAGCAATTGGAGGCCGACCTCAAAAAACTTCTTAAAAACCACCCTGAGGTCAGCTGGAACAATGAGGTGATGCTAAAAGTAATTGATATAGGCAAAGACTACGTCAAGTACAAAATAGAATTCATTGCCATCAATAGCACGAATAAGCTTCACCGTCAATTGGAAAATGAGGTATTGGTAGAAGTCTTAAAATATCAACGGAATCGGGTTTAAATCTTTCGAATCTTAATCTTGCCAACAAAGTGGTGATCTCCTTTTTCTAAGATTAAGTCTGCGCGATAGCGAGTAGGGAGGATGTTTTCAATCAAATTGGGCCGATTGATTTCGTTCCAGATATCTGTGGCCATCTGCTTACTTTCGTCCTTATCCATTCCCGCAAACTTGTGGAAGTATGATTTGGGGTCTTGGAAAGCTGTGGCTCTAAGTGATTCGAAGCGGTCTATATACCAGGCCATGATATCCTTCTCTTTGGCATCCACATAGATGGAATAATCGAAAAAATCAGATACGAATACTCCAGTACGTTGCGAATTGACCTGAAGTACATTGATGCCTTCAACTATCAAGATATCTGGTGCATCAATGACAATCTTTTCACCCAAGACATCGTATACCAAATGCGAATACAATGGGGCTTCTATATTGGCCTTTCCAGATTTTACATCTGCTAGAAACGTTAATAAACCTTTTGCATCATAGCTTTCAGGGAATCCTTTTCTATTCATGATACCCCGTTCTAAAAGGGTGTCGTTGGGATAGAGAAAGCCATCTGTAGTCACCAAATCCACCTTTGGTTTATCAGGAAGTAGGGATAGTACTTTCTGAAGGACACGAGCGGTAGTGCTTTTGCCTACCGCCACTGATCCAGCTATACCAATGATAAATGGTAGTTTCTTATTGTTGGTCAAGAAAAAACTATTTGTACTTTGATGCAGAGTCTTAGCGTGTTGTATATGGATATGCAAAAGATGCGCCAATGGAAAGTAGATGTCTTCTATCTCTTCCATGGTAAGCGGTTCGTTCAGCGCACGTAAGTATTGGATATCACTATCCGAGATATTATGCGAAAAATGACCGTTTAATTGCTTCCATTCTTCTCTTGAAAGCAATTGAAATGGGCTATTGAAAGTTGCTAATTCTGTCATTAATCCGTATTGATACTCTTAAGATGCAAACCTAAATAAATTCTTTTGCAAAATAATACCATAGATATAGAAAATGAATTATTCATAGTAACATGTGTTCAAAGATAGTCATGGATACCTGAGGTTTTTGTAACTATCTTCCACTCCGAAGTATGCTATTGCAGTGTTAAGAGAAGTATTCTAAGCATATTAATGCAAAATAGTTAAAGGAGATTGCTATCGATAATGATGGGATTGGATAATATTTTGTGGATAGGGCACTTGTCAATAATTGTCAAAAGACGTTTCTTCTGTTCATCATCCAAATCGCCATCGAAGGATACGTGGCATTTGACATAGGTCGCTTGTTGTTGTTCGCTTTTTTGCACTTCAGATGATAGGTGTACAGTCACTTTTTCAAGAGACCACTTTTTTTGATCAGCATACATTCTGGCTGTCATTACTTTGCAGGCTCCTAGCGACGATAGCAATAACTGTGTGGGGGTAAGCCCCTCATCCTGTCCCCCAAGTTCCTTAGGTTCATCTGCAATGACCGTATGATTTTGGGTTGTGATGGTAGTCGTGTACTTGATTTGTTCGATTACTACGGTGACTTCATTGTTCATATCCGATTGTTGGGCTTAAATAAAAATGGAAAATACTGTTAGTTGTCGTCTTCAAGAAGTCCTTCTATGATAAGGCTTCCAGTCGCTGGATTGGTGGCCAATGGTACATTGTATAGGTCGCAGATCCGCATCAACATTTGTATGTCGGGTTCGTGTGGATGTTTGCCAAGGGGATCTCTGAAAAAGATAATGCCATTGACAAGACCCTCCGCTGCCATAGCAGCAATCTGTGCATCCCCGCCTTTGGGTCCACTCAATTTGAGCTCCACAGGAAGGCCAGTTTGTTGGATATACGATCCAGTAGTCCCTGTTGCCACCAAATGGGCTCGTCTCAAGGACTCAATGTGGTCCTTGACAAATCCGACCATTTCTGCCTTTTTTCCATCGTGGGCAATTAATGCAATTGTTTTTTTCATTAGCGTATTGTTATTCATCTACTACTCCAAAATTAACCAAAGAAAATATAGGCCAAAATGATTGCCGCAACCAATCCGACAAGGTCAGCGATTAAACCGCAAGTCAGTGCGTGTCTTGTGTTTTTGATTCCTACCGAACCAAAGTATACCGCTAGCACATAAAATGTCGTCTCCGAAGATCCTTGAATCACGCTTGCCAACCTTCCTTGGAACGAGTCGGCCCCATAGGTCGTCATGACATCCACCATTAGTCCTCTCGCGCCACCACCACTAAGGGTTTTCATCAAGCCTACAGGAAGGGCCGGTACAAAACGCGTGTCAAATCCCATTGCTGCAAATGCAGAACCTATCCCATTCACAATATAGTCCATGCAGCCCGTGGTGCGAAATGCAGAGATGGCCACTAAGATGGCGATAAGGAAAGGGATAATCATGACAGAAGTCTTAAACCCCTCTTTCGCCCCTTCAATAAAAGCATCATAAACATTGATTTTTTTTATGGCTGCATATCCGATAAAGAGAATAATGATAGAGAATATAAGCAACCCGCCGATTAATCCCGTGATTTTTTCAATTTGCTCTGGAGGTAACCCATTTAGTCCGAAATACAATGCGGCCATCAATCCGACAAAAATCCCCAAGAATATTAAAATGGGAAGTTTGAAGAGATTGATTTTTTGAAAAATTGCGACAGCAATCATACCTGCGATGAATGAAATAAAAGTACCGATTAGTGAAGGAATGAAGATATCTGCGGGGTTGGCAGCGCCATTTGAAAGGCGTAAAGCCATGACAGAGGTAGGAATGAGCGCTATTCCAGCAGTATTGAGGACCAAGAACATAATCTGTGCATTCGTTGCCGTATCTTTATCAGGATTGAGCTCCTGAAGTTCCTTCATGGCTTTCAGCCCTACGGGAGTCGCTGCATTGTCTAATCCCAACATATTTGCTGAAAAATTCATGATGATAGAGCCATTTGCAGGGTGGTTTTTAGGTACTCCAGGAAATAATTTGCTGAAAAATGGATTTACGCCTTTGGCAAATACACGAATCATTCCTGCTTGTTCACCTACTTTCATGATGCCCAACCAAAATGTCATCATACCAATCAATCCTAAGGAAATCTCTGCACCTGTCTTTGCGCTGTCAAACATACCATTGATTACTTGTGAGAATATTTCAGTATCACCTAAGAAGATTAGTTTGCAGAGTGCAACGATAAAAGCGATTACGAAGAAAGCAATCCAGACGTAGTTTAGGGCCATGTTGTATGTTTGTTATCGTAAACTTAGATAAAATGCCTCGCATTCACGAATACCTAATAAAAAAAAGGATCATTATTTGCCGAAGTATGCAATAATTGTTGTCATATGTGCAAAAACAAGTGTAATAAAAAACGGGCTTTTACACATCTATATCGATTCAGATACCTCTTATTGATATTTTCATTTTTGAATAATACTTTTTTGTATTTTACAAGGCGTTAATCTCTTTTTTTTAAAAAATTCCAATTTGATTTTCGGTTTCTGGAATTACGGTCCTCGATCAGCTCAACAACCAGCTTGTCGATAATATCCTCATTTTCGCTGATCATTCTGTCAGCCAAAGACTCCAATTTTTGGATATTGCTTTTTGTGGCTGCATCAAGGGATGATTCTACAGAAAGTAAATTATTAGGTTCAATTCGGGTATAGTTTTCCAAATGATGTACCGACTTAAAAAGTTGGCGAAGAAAATAATCTATGCTTTCGGATGAGCTGCTCGTCATGATGTCCACCAAAGCGGGACCGATAGATATGGCCCATTTCTTTTTGAAGTCTTCATAATTATAAGCATTTCTGGCAGCTCCAGTGCCCAATGAAAGGATGGATATATCTGTAATCTTGAACGTATTAAAGGTCTTAAGTACTTCTAATAGTGCAGATATCGAAGGATTTTGGGCGAATACCCCTCCATCCACAAGCGGATAGCGAATATTGGCGAGCGAGAATATTTCAGCAACCGAAAAATATGTTGGCGCAGCGGCAGTAGCTCTACATACATCTCTCACAAAAAAGTCTCGTGATTCACCATGACTAATTGCCTTTTGTTGACGGAAGAAGTGATTCTTACGTAATTCGATATTGTAGGCTGTAATGATACAAGGCTTAATCAATTGACTAAGTTTAATATCTCCGAAATAATCCATCAACACTTTTTCAAATGTGGTTTCATCGTAGAGCTCACTCAACAGACCGAATTGACTTAGAAAACGCCTCCATCGTGTGGTCGAAAAAATTTCTGGACCATGATCTAGATAAATGTTAAGCGCTTCGCGCGTGCTGAAACGAGGCTTGTTGGGGTTTTCTTCGCTAGGACAGAGAATCAGGGCTGTCAATATCCCACCTGTGCTTGTTCCTGCAAAAAAATCGAAAAAATCAGAAATATGCACGTTAGGGTCATTAGTCCCAGCTTTTAATTTGTCTTCGAGGTGGACCATTAATAAACCCGGTATTATTCCTCGGATTCCCCCTCCATCTATCGAAAGAATTCGCTTCATCTGCCAATAATTACTTGATATAATTGTCTATTCTCAATAGTATATATGAGCTCGCTATGTTCGATTTTTGTTCCATCAATGGGATGACAGCGGCTTTTTATAACCAAAGTCCTCTCATTCGTCGACAAAATAGAATTTTTACGGTTTATTTAGACATGATTCAACATACGTAAATGTATTGAATTTTGTCGAGAAGGCAAACAGTTTTGCCGATAGAAATGGCGCTAAGTACAAGCTTAGTCTTTTCTTTTACTTGGAATAGTATTAGATTAGGACCATGAATGAAGACCTTATAATTAAAGAGAAGCTAGTTGCATACATATTTACTGTTACAAACAAACGGTTGGAGGAAATCGATATTGCCCTTTCTCAGGCACGGGAATCGTCCATTGACGACACAAAAAGTAGTGCCGGAGACAAATACGAAACTTCTAGAGAGATGATACAGCAAGATATTACACGCTTGCAAAAGCAACGTCTAGAAGTTTTAAAGGAATTAGAAATATTGCGTAAAATCGAGCTTGTTCCGATTAGAGTAGGACGTTTGGGAGCATTGGTCACCACCGATCGTCTGGTTTATTTTCTTGCAACCAGTTTGGGGCAAGTTA encodes:
- a CDS encoding methyltransferase domain-containing protein; its protein translation is MTKAMQWNPDQYTLFKRERFAPFFDLLNWIEKRRDMKVVDLGCGTGELTHQLSEHLPNANIVGVDSSAEMLAKSIPFVKENVSFAKRSIQEQLAQEEQWDLIFSNAALQWIDDHSTLIPRIVSKLKPGGQLAIQIPAQNDNILNLMILELVQQEPYASALGHWKRESPVLSIDEYAQILFENGSKKQEVMQKVYPIIANHPNDLFEFISGSTLIPYMERLNGEVREQFVAEFKDRITQRTKRLPALYSFKRNILYASY
- a CDS encoding serine hydrolase translates to MTRLYPLLTFVLLLTLIQRSTAQDIEEHTIDALVAKTLKTFNVPGVALGIVKDGKVVLKKGYGVTSIHTKQPVNTQTNFGIASNSKAFTATALAILIDQKKLQWDDRVQQYIPEFKLYDPYVSSHFTIRDLLTHRSGLGLGAGDLMIWPDSNDFTPKDIIHNIQYLKPVSGFRAKYDYDNLLYIVAGVVIERASGQTWAQFISEHILTPLQMERSAPNWHLLKSSENIIDPHVPIDGQLHVVHKYDGTTVDAAGGIYSNVDDLIKWVSLHLENGTIAGRQIVSKQQMDELKKPQTLMPVYTTPPYNSLFRAYGLGFRLTDVAGKLEVSHTGGLEGMVTQIVMIPQLQLGIIVLTNQQEGAAFMAISNTIKDFYLGIPPQDWVAKYQSENESSTTEADKITSDVWQTISNQSKKNRLLANIWEGKFVDNWLGEVKIFRSNGKLRFQSKRSPQLTGQLFFYKDDTFVIKWDNRYFQADAFVNFKVYQDKVSGFTMKAISPLTDFSYDFHDLEFKKIN
- a CDS encoding HAD-IA family hydrolase; the protein is MKHYRNLLFDLDGTLSDPAEGITKSIAYSLAHFGIQVDDLHSLEPLIGPPIKQTLLEKYHFTEDQADIGVLKYRERFAEKGLYENILYDGIKDLLATAKKNGYRLYLATSKPTVFAEQILDYFSIRGYFDFVGGSALDDSRPTKTHVIQHVLAENNIHDTTHTLMIGDRKYDVIGGQNTGMDTMGVLYGFGNRQELEVAGATYTIESVAALNQFLTANRHSA
- a CDS encoding mechanosensitive ion channel family protein, with the translated sequence MENNNKRGGWPITFIVKSTLWVGLIVSFPVMEDAYKKSTYLSQMGYALNTFLTASILLSVGRFILIALYNRRSAQHSVRGNFVLGINRVTVVLNAVFGIISLMIAFGINPKDFVTSMTIVAMAIAVTFREYITNMISGLILMFSDQFSVGDRIKVGEYNGKIVDITLANIVVKNDDDDIVLIPNNAAFTEKVVNKSVHQSNKLTVRFELPLQSAVFLEQLEADLKKLLKNHPEVSWNNEVMLKVIDIGKDYVKYKIEFIAINSTNKLHRQLENEVLVEVLKYQRNRV
- the coaA gene encoding type I pantothenate kinase, whose product is MTELATFNSPFQLLSREEWKQLNGHFSHNISDSDIQYLRALNEPLTMEEIEDIYFPLAHLLHIHIQHAKTLHQSTNSFFLTNNKKLPFIIGIAGSVAVGKSTTARVLQKVLSLLPDKPKVDLVTTDGFLYPNDTLLERGIMNRKGFPESYDAKGLLTFLADVKSGKANIEAPLYSHLVYDVLGEKIVIDAPDILIVEGINVLQVNSQRTGVFVSDFFDYSIYVDAKEKDIMAWYIDRFESLRATAFQDPKSYFHKFAGMDKDESKQMATDIWNEINRPNLIENILPTRYRADLILEKGDHHFVGKIKIRKI
- a CDS encoding OsmC family protein; this encodes MNNEVTVVIEQIKYTTTITTQNHTVIADEPKELGGQDEGLTPTQLLLSSLGACKVMTARMYADQKKWSLEKVTVHLSSEVQKSEQQQATYVKCHVSFDGDLDDEQKKRLLTIIDKCPIHKILSNPIIIDSNLL
- a CDS encoding methylglyoxal synthase gives rise to the protein MKKTIALIAHDGKKAEMVGFVKDHIESLRRAHLVATGTTGSYIQQTGLPVELKLSGPKGGDAQIAAMAAEGLVNGIIFFRDPLGKHPHEPDIQMLMRICDLYNVPLATNPATGSLIIEGLLEDDN
- a CDS encoding nucleoside recognition domain-containing protein, with the translated sequence MALNYVWIAFFVIAFIVALCKLIFLGDTEIFSQVINGMFDSAKTGAEISLGLIGMMTFWLGIMKVGEQAGMIRVFAKGVNPFFSKLFPGVPKNHPANGSIIMNFSANMLGLDNAATPVGLKAMKELQELNPDKDTATNAQIMFLVLNTAGIALIPTSVMALRLSNGAANPADIFIPSLIGTFISFIAGMIAVAIFQKINLFKLPILIFLGIFVGLMAALYFGLNGLPPEQIEKITGLIGGLLIFSIIILFIGYAAIKKINVYDAFIEGAKEGFKTSVMIIPFLIAILVAISAFRTTGCMDYIVNGIGSAFAAMGFDTRFVPALPVGLMKTLSGGGARGLMVDVMTTYGADSFQGRLASVIQGSSETTFYVLAVYFGSVGIKNTRHALTCGLIADLVGLVAAIILAYIFFG
- a CDS encoding patatin-like phospholipase family protein, with the translated sequence MKRILSIDGGGIRGIIPGLLMVHLEDKLKAGTNDPNVHISDFFDFFAGTSTGGILTALILCPSEENPNKPRFSTREALNIYLDHGPEIFSTTRWRRFLSQFGLLSELYDETTFEKVLMDYFGDIKLSQLIKPCIITAYNIELRKNHFFRQQKAISHGESRDFFVRDVCRATAAAPTYFSVAEIFSLANIRYPLVDGGVFAQNPSISALLEVLKTFNTFKITDISILSLGTGAARNAYNYEDFKKKWAISIGPALVDIMTSSSSESIDYFLRQLFKSVHHLENYTRIEPNNLLSVESSLDAATKSNIQKLESLADRMISENEDIIDKLVVELIEDRNSRNRKSNWNFLKKRD